The DNA segment GAATTCCCCAGGTCACGGTATCTTCTCCATTTCTGGTCACGTGAAGAACCCAGGCCAATTCGAAGCACCATTCGGTATCACGATGCGTGAACTTCTCGACATGGCTGGCGGTATTCGCGAAGGACACGAACTGAAGTTCTTCGCCGTCGGTGGCTCCTCAGCTCCGCTGTTCACCCCAGACCACCTCGACGTCCCACTCGGATATGAAGAAGTTGCCGAAGCCGGTTCGATGCTCGCAACGCGCGCAATCCAGATTTTCGACGAAACCGTTTCGGTGGTGCGCGTCGTGTCTCGCTGGACTGACTTCTACCAGCACGAATCATGCGGTAAATGTACTCCATGCCGTGAAGGCACATTCTGGATGCGCCAAATCATGCACCGTTTCGAAGCTGGCCAAGGAACCGAAGCCGATATCGATTTGCTCTACGAAATCGCATCGAATATTGCTGGCCGTTCCTTCTGTGCGCTCGGCGATGCGGCGGCAACGCCGATTCGTTCCGCAATCGATTTGTTCCGTTCCGAATTTGTCGATGCGTGCTCGATGCCAACTGCCGAGCAATATCCAATCGCTCAATCGGCTCTTTTCAGTGAAGTAGGTGTTCGATGACAACCCAGGTATCTCCAACCGAAGAGTTGGTAACACTCACGGTCGATGGCCGGGAAGTGTCAGTTCCTAAAGGTACGCTGATCATTCGCGCAGCTGAAAAAGTCGGTGTGCATATTCCACGTTTCTGTGACCATCCGTTACTCAAACCAGCAGCTGCGTGCCGCCAGTGCTTGGTGGAGGTTGCTGCTCCGGGCCGCGACGGCACGATCTCGAAGATGCCGAAGCCACAGCCGGCATGTGCCGTAACAGTTGCACCGGGCATGGAAGTCTACTCGGCAGAAACTTCTGAGGTTGCCAAGAAGGCACAGCACGGCATCATGGAGTTCTTGCTCATCAATCACCCAATGGATTGCCCAGTGTGTGATAAAGGTGGCGAGTGCCCGCTGCAAAACCAGGCGATGACCGATGGTCGTACCAAGTCCCGCTTCGTTGACATTAAGCGCACGTATCCGAAGCCAATTTCGGTTTCGGCAAATATTTTGCTCGATCGCGACCGTTGCATCTTGTGCCAGCGTTGTACACGATTCTCGAGCCAAATTGCGGGCGACCCATTCATCCAGCTTCACGGCCGTTCCGGCGGTAGTGCTGGTATGGAAGTTCACGGCATGCACGGTTCCCAGATTGGTAATTTCGACGCCGGTGTGCTCGATTTCGCTGCGGATGAGGAAACCGAGTCGTTGACCGCACTAAACAATTTCGCGGGTCCAGCTGGCGAAGCGGGCCTGTCGGTTGGTTATGCATCTGGCCCAGTTGAGCCAAATGAAGTAGATGTGACCGGTGCGCCGTTCTCTTCCTACTTTTCCGGTAACGTCATCCAGATTTGCCCAGTGGGCGCGTTGACGTCGGTTTCTTACCGCTTCCGGGCTCGGCCATTCGATTTGGTTTCCGTTCCTTCGGTTTCTGAGCATGACGCTTCGGGTTCAGCAATCCGCGTTGATTACCGACGTGGCACGGTTGTTCGCCGTCTTGCATTGGAAGATATGGATGTCAACGAAGACTGGATCACTGACAAGGATCGGTTTGCGTTCCGCTGGCAGACTGGCACTGACCGCGTGGTCTACCCACAGCTCAAGGGCGTGGATCCAAGCGAACCAGTTTCGTGGGCAGAAGCGCTCAATGTTGCTGCTGAAGGTTTGAAAAAGGCACAGAAGAAGGGCGTTGGCATCATTACCGGCGGCCGGGTGACTCTCGAAGATGCCTACGCATACTCGAAGTTCGCACGCGTCGTCTTGGGTACGAACGATATCGACTTCCGTACCCGCAAGCACAGCGCCGAAGAAGATGCATTCTTAGCAGCTCGCGTAGCTGGCAAGGAATGCGACGTCACCTACAGCGATCTCGAGCATGCAAAGCATGTTCTACTCGTTGGCCTCGAAGCTGAAGAAGAAATCGGTTCGGTATTCTTGCGGTTGCGCAAGGGCGCTCTTGATAAGACGACGTCGGTCTCGGTAGTTTCGGCTTTCGAAACCCGCGGCAGTGCCAAAATGCTCGCCCGGTTCATCCCAGCAACGCCTGGTACTGAAGCTGAAGTTCTCGACGCTATGCACGACGCAGGCGATAGCATCTTTGCAGATACCTACCGCGATCTTGCCGGTGAAGGCGCAGTGATTGTGCTCGGTGAACGGAGTGCTGATTTCCCTGGCACACTTTCGGCAGCTGTTCGACTCGCGGAACGCACCGGTGCGAAACTTGCGTGGATTCCACGTCGTGCTGGTGATCGTGGTGCTCTTGATGCTGGCGCGGTTGCCCACCTGCTCCCAGTTGGACGTTTGGTCTCTGACCCAGCCGCACGTGTTGATGTTGCTGCTGCCTGGGGCGTTGAGCGTCTTCCGGAAACCCCAGGCCGTTCAACTGAGGAAATCTTGGCTGCGGCAACTGCTGGCGAACTCGGCGCTGTCATCCTTGGTGGTGTTGAGCTTGCAGACCTGCCACTCGGAGCACGTGAAGCACTTGAAAATGTTTTCGTGATCCAGCTCGAAGTGCGCAAGAGCGAAACATCTGAACTTGCTGATGTTTTACTCCCGGTAGCACCTCCGGCAGAAAAGGGTGGCACGTTCGTGAACTGGGAAGGCCGGTTGCGTCCATTTGGTCAGACATTAGTTTCACGCAATGTTCCAGATCGCCGCGTACTGCACGATCTGGCTCATGAGTTTGGTGTCGATCTCGGTTTGGCAACCTTGTCTGATGCGGTTTCCGAGTGGGCTTTGATGCGCAATTGGGATGGCGAACGTGGGCAAGACCCAGTTGTGCGTACCGCGCAACCACCAGTTATTGGCGCCGGACAAGTCGTCCTTGCTTCTTGGAAACTCATGCTTGATGCTGGTGCTTTGCAGTCCGATGAGCCAAACTTAGCTCGTACCGCACGCCGCCCAGTTGCTTTGATGTCAGCGAACACGGCACGTGACTCACAGATCGGTGACTATGTGAAGATCATCGGCCGCACTGGTGAGATGGTTTTGGAAACTGCAGTTATCGAGATGCCCGATGGTGTGGTTTGGGTTCCACAGAACTCAGCTGGTAGCCAGATTGCTCTCATTGGTTCTGCAGCCGGAGACATCGTTTCGATTCAAGCAACGGAGGTAACGAAGTGAATCCCATGATTTTTACTCAGGTCGTTGCAGATTTCTCCAATGATACGTGGTGGATTTCTGGGCTGAAGGCACTCTTTATTGTGCTTTTCTTGATCTTCTCAGTTATCTTCGCACTGTGGTTCGAGCGTCGGTTGATTGCTCGATTCCAGAACCGTGTTGGCCCAAACACTGTTGGCCCATTCGGTCTCGGCCAGTCCTTCCCAGACGCTTTGAAGTTGATCTTTAAAGAAGACTTCTGGCTTGCAGGTGCAGAAAAGATCGTCTACATCGTTGCTCCGGTTATCACCGCAATTTGTGCGTTCTCCGTGATGGCAGTGATCCCAATGGGTCCAGAAGTGTCAATCTTCGGTTTGCGCACTCCACTACAACTCACCGATTCCCCAGTGGCGATGCTCTTCATTCTTGCAGTTGCAGCGTTGGGCGAATACGGAATGGTCTTCGGTGGTTGGTCTGCGAAGTCCACCCTCCCGCTCTACGGTTCGGTGCGTTCGGCAACCCAGATGATTTCTTACGAACTCGCACAGGGTTTGAGCCTAGTGACGATCTTCTTAGCTGCGGCCACGATGTCGACCTCCGGTATCGTCGGTGCTCAGCAAGAGATTTGGAACGTTGTTACGTTGCTTCCTGCCTTCTTGGTATTCCTCGTCACCATGTTCGGTGAAACGAACCGTTTGCCTTTCGACCTTCCAGAAGCTGAAGGCGAAATTGTTGCAGGTCCGCATACCGAATACTCGTCGATGAAGTTCGCTTGGTACTACTTGGGCGAATACGTCAACATGTTCAACGTGTCGATGTTGGCTGTGACTTTGTTCTTCGGTGGCTGGCGTTCTGGACCAATTATGACCACTCTTTGCGGTCTGATCGGTTTCGACCCGAACACCGGCTGGTTCCCCATGCTTGTCTTCATCTTCAAGGTCTGGATATTTATTGGGATCTTCGTGTGGGTTCGTGCGACACTGTTGCGATTCCGTTACGACCAGTTCATGAAGCTTGGCTGGAAGGGCTTGATTCCATCAGCACTCATCTGGTTGACCATCGTGCTTGTGCTCCACGGTTACAAGATGATTCACCCACAGTTCAATGATCGTTGGCCAATGATCATCCTGTCCACTGGCTTTGCGATCATCATGCTGATCTGGGCCTTCGTTCGTGACGACGAGAAGATTTCACAAAGTGAGCTCATTGCTCAGCGTGAAAGCCAAGAATTTGATGGATTTGAAGACGGCTATCCAGTGCCACCACTGCCAGGTCAGCATCTTCCGCCATCGCCACGAGCTACTCGTCGAGTAGCTAACCCTGTGCCAACTACAACCCAGGAGGCGTAAAGAATGTCGGATAAAGAATTCGCTCAGCCTGACGAATCGCTATATAGCCCGAATAAGAAGGGCGTATTGGGTCGAGCATTTGCACCGGTCGCTGGTTTTGGTGTGACATTCTCTACCCTCTTCCGCCCAACAGTTACTGAACAGTACCTGCCGCACAAGCCCGAACAGAAAACTCCACCACGTCCGCGCTACCACGGTATGCACCGGCTCAACCGGTATGCGGACGGTTTGGAAAAGTGTATTGGATGCGAATTGTGTGCATGGGCATGCCCAGCTGACGCAATCTACGTTGAAGCCTCCTCTAATCATCCAGGCGAGCAGTACTCACCTGGTGAGCGCTACGGTCGGGTTTACCAGATCAACTACTTGCGTTGTATTTTCTGCTCGTACTGCATTCAGGCTTGCCCAACTCGCGCATTGACGATGACAAACGAATATG comes from the Arcanobacterium phocisimile genome and includes:
- a CDS encoding NADH-quinone oxidoreductase subunit G → MTTQVSPTEELVTLTVDGREVSVPKGTLIIRAAEKVGVHIPRFCDHPLLKPAAACRQCLVEVAAPGRDGTISKMPKPQPACAVTVAPGMEVYSAETSEVAKKAQHGIMEFLLINHPMDCPVCDKGGECPLQNQAMTDGRTKSRFVDIKRTYPKPISVSANILLDRDRCILCQRCTRFSSQIAGDPFIQLHGRSGGSAGMEVHGMHGSQIGNFDAGVLDFAADEETESLTALNNFAGPAGEAGLSVGYASGPVEPNEVDVTGAPFSSYFSGNVIQICPVGALTSVSYRFRARPFDLVSVPSVSEHDASGSAIRVDYRRGTVVRRLALEDMDVNEDWITDKDRFAFRWQTGTDRVVYPQLKGVDPSEPVSWAEALNVAAEGLKKAQKKGVGIITGGRVTLEDAYAYSKFARVVLGTNDIDFRTRKHSAEEDAFLAARVAGKECDVTYSDLEHAKHVLLVGLEAEEEIGSVFLRLRKGALDKTTSVSVVSAFETRGSAKMLARFIPATPGTEAEVLDAMHDAGDSIFADTYRDLAGEGAVIVLGERSADFPGTLSAAVRLAERTGAKLAWIPRRAGDRGALDAGAVAHLLPVGRLVSDPAARVDVAAAWGVERLPETPGRSTEEILAAATAGELGAVILGGVELADLPLGAREALENVFVIQLEVRKSETSELADVLLPVAPPAEKGGTFVNWEGRLRPFGQTLVSRNVPDRRVLHDLAHEFGVDLGLATLSDAVSEWALMRNWDGERGQDPVVRTAQPPVIGAGQVVLASWKLMLDAGALQSDEPNLARTARRPVALMSANTARDSQIGDYVKIIGRTGEMVLETAVIEMPDGVVWVPQNSAGSQIALIGSAAGDIVSIQATEVTK
- the nuoH gene encoding NADH-quinone oxidoreductase subunit NuoH, giving the protein MIFTQVVADFSNDTWWISGLKALFIVLFLIFSVIFALWFERRLIARFQNRVGPNTVGPFGLGQSFPDALKLIFKEDFWLAGAEKIVYIVAPVITAICAFSVMAVIPMGPEVSIFGLRTPLQLTDSPVAMLFILAVAALGEYGMVFGGWSAKSTLPLYGSVRSATQMISYELAQGLSLVTIFLAAATMSTSGIVGAQQEIWNVVTLLPAFLVFLVTMFGETNRLPFDLPEAEGEIVAGPHTEYSSMKFAWYYLGEYVNMFNVSMLAVTLFFGGWRSGPIMTTLCGLIGFDPNTGWFPMLVFIFKVWIFIGIFVWVRATLLRFRYDQFMKLGWKGLIPSALIWLTIVLVLHGYKMIHPQFNDRWPMIILSTGFAIIMLIWAFVRDDEKISQSELIAQRESQEFDGFEDGYPVPPLPGQHLPPSPRATRRVANPVPTTTQEA
- the nuoI gene encoding NADH-quinone oxidoreductase subunit NuoI; this encodes MSDKEFAQPDESLYSPNKKGVLGRAFAPVAGFGVTFSTLFRPTVTEQYLPHKPEQKTPPRPRYHGMHRLNRYADGLEKCIGCELCAWACPADAIYVEASSNHPGEQYSPGERYGRVYQINYLRCIFCSYCIQACPTRALTMTNEYEIADQTRESLIYEKQDLLVPLAEGMLATPHPMADGTTDANYYKGEITGPTQDQVDWVKQVRPDDPTVSSARVTSVATKEAQN